Proteins from one Halogeometricum sp. S1BR25-6 genomic window:
- a CDS encoding efflux RND transporter permease subunit → MDYQPYIDAVDDWIVNRSRTVLLAFLVATLVFSAGLPAISTESGTSQFTNDVPAQTALENVNDEFLTQSFEEGSGTTQLIQRATNVLSKDEQLRMLRAQHRLQEHEDLRVESTTSVAGAVAQTVNPDATDLEAQIRTLERATDSEVESATRTTLERNPGLTSTVSDDYNSETVEASATIGVVTHRLPGGDTGGGAGTSGSSPLTSIQERAQTIVASVGGTITVFGSGIISAELTNVITDSLLLVVPAAVLLILGFLVYSYRDPFDLLLGVVCLAMAILWTFGFMGLAGIAFTQMLIAVPPLLLAVGIDFGIHAVNRYREERVQGYSVADSMRTATDQLLVAFTIVTGTTVIGFLANVTSSLQPIRDFGLVAGIGIVFTFLIFGIFLPAAKVHSDQFRERHDIPFWGQSPLGDEKSVLGRILPAGIKVGQTAPAIFVVGMLLLTAGVGAYGMGVESKFTQDDFLPPEDNPAFIESLPEPFAPGDYTVTETTNYLEDNFQTGQGDTVTLYVEGPMYQDSALEQLAKADHDPPDSFVSEGGEASSTSIVTVIRDYADQSEEFRQLVARNDEDGDGIPDENLKAVYAALLDSPYGSQASQYISEDYRSARIVYDVQADAEQTEITTDAKAVADRLRFEATATGQTIVLKAVSDTIANSALQSMAIAMLLTALFLVFSYYVTEGYPSLGIVNLFPIAIAIAFIAGTMRYAGIPFNALTGTILSIAIGLGVDYSAHTVHRFAEEYEGPGTATESLYATVRGTGGALTASMLTTVTGIGVLVIAVTPILGQFGLLIGISILYSYLASVFVLPSALVLWDRYVSYRTNTHGSNTDANSV, encoded by the coding sequence ATGGACTATCAACCGTACATCGACGCGGTCGACGATTGGATCGTCAACCGCTCGCGGACGGTCCTTCTCGCGTTCTTAGTCGCGACGCTCGTCTTCTCGGCGGGGCTGCCCGCCATCTCGACGGAGTCGGGCACCTCGCAGTTCACGAACGACGTGCCCGCACAGACCGCCTTGGAGAACGTCAACGACGAGTTCCTCACCCAGTCGTTCGAGGAGGGGTCGGGGACGACACAGCTCATCCAACGGGCGACCAACGTTCTCTCGAAGGACGAACAGCTCAGGATGCTCCGAGCGCAACATCGGCTGCAGGAGCACGAAGACCTCAGGGTCGAGAGCACGACGAGCGTCGCCGGCGCCGTCGCGCAGACAGTCAACCCCGACGCGACCGACCTCGAAGCGCAGATTCGCACGCTCGAACGGGCGACGGACTCCGAAGTCGAGTCGGCGACGCGGACGACGCTCGAACGGAATCCGGGTCTCACCTCGACGGTGAGCGACGACTACAACTCGGAGACGGTGGAGGCGTCGGCGACCATCGGCGTCGTCACGCATCGACTGCCGGGCGGCGACACCGGGGGCGGCGCGGGCACCTCGGGGTCCAGTCCGCTCACGTCGATTCAGGAGCGGGCGCAGACCATCGTCGCCTCCGTCGGCGGCACCATCACCGTCTTCGGCAGCGGTATCATCTCCGCCGAGTTGACCAACGTCATCACCGACTCCCTGCTGTTGGTCGTCCCTGCGGCGGTGCTTCTCATCCTCGGGTTCCTCGTGTACTCCTATCGGGACCCCTTCGACCTCCTGTTGGGGGTCGTCTGCCTGGCGATGGCCATCCTGTGGACGTTCGGGTTCATGGGACTGGCGGGCATCGCGTTCACGCAGATGCTCATCGCGGTGCCGCCGCTACTCTTAGCCGTGGGCATCGACTTCGGTATCCACGCGGTCAACCGGTATCGCGAGGAACGCGTGCAGGGCTACTCGGTCGCGGATTCGATGCGGACGGCGACCGACCAACTGCTCGTCGCGTTCACCATCGTCACCGGGACGACGGTCATCGGCTTCCTGGCGAACGTCACGAGCAGCCTGCAGCCCATCCGCGACTTCGGACTGGTCGCGGGCATCGGTATCGTGTTCACCTTCCTCATCTTCGGTATCTTCCTCCCCGCCGCGAAAGTTCACTCCGACCAGTTTCGGGAGCGACACGACATCCCCTTCTGGGGACAGTCGCCCCTCGGCGACGAGAAGTCCGTCCTCGGACGGATACTGCCCGCGGGGATCAAGGTCGGCCAGACCGCACCGGCGATATTCGTCGTCGGGATGCTACTTCTCACCGCCGGGGTCGGAGCCTACGGGATGGGGGTGGAGTCGAAGTTCACGCAGGACGACTTCCTCCCGCCGGAGGACAACCCCGCGTTCATCGAGAGCCTCCCCGAACCCTTCGCGCCGGGCGATTACACGGTGACCGAGACGACGAACTACCTCGAGGACAACTTCCAGACGGGACAGGGCGATACGGTCACCCTCTACGTCGAGGGACCGATGTACCAGGACAGCGCCCTCGAACAGTTGGCGAAGGCCGACCACGACCCGCCGGACTCGTTCGTCTCGGAGGGCGGCGAGGCGTCCTCGACGAGCATCGTCACGGTCATCCGCGACTACGCCGACCAGTCCGAGGAGTTCCGGCAACTCGTCGCGCGCAACGACGAGGACGGCGACGGCATCCCGGACGAAAATCTGAAAGCGGTGTACGCGGCGCTTCTGGACTCGCCGTACGGGTCGCAGGCCAGCCAGTACATCTCCGAGGACTACCGGAGCGCCAGAATCGTCTACGACGTACAGGCCGACGCCGAACAGACCGAGATAACGACGGACGCGAAGGCGGTCGCCGACCGACTCCGCTTCGAGGCGACGGCCACGGGGCAGACGATCGTGCTGAAGGCGGTCTCCGACACTATCGCGAACTCCGCGCTGCAGAGCATGGCTATCGCCATGTTGCTGACGGCGCTGTTCTTGGTCTTCAGCTACTACGTGACCGAGGGCTACCCCTCGCTCGGCATCGTCAACCTCTTTCCCATCGCCATCGCCATCGCGTTCATCGCGGGGACGATGCGCTACGCGGGCATCCCGTTCAACGCCCTGACGGGGACCATCCTCTCCATCGCCATCGGACTGGGCGTCGACTACTCGGCGCACACGGTCCACCGGTTCGCCGAGGAGTACGAGGGACCCGGCACCGCGACCGAGTCGCTGTACGCGACGGTCCGCGGGACCGGCGGCGCGCTGACGGCGAGCATGCTGACGACGGTCACCGGAATCGGCGTCCTCGTCATCGCCGTGACGCCCATCCTGGGACAGTTCGGGCTGCTCATCGGAATCAGCATCCTGTACTCGTATCTCGCCTCGGTGTTCGTCCTCCCCTCGGCGCTCGTCCTCTGGGACCGCTACGTTAGCTACAGAACCAACACACACGGGAGCAACACAGATGCCAACTCAGTCTGA
- a CDS encoding COG1361 S-layer family protein → MNRNQLIAIAFVGLLVAPGTAAAVVRGSPDLAVFTPDNSVSPGEQTTLNVQIQNTGDVDVGSANTALVSQVTTARGVTASLDADGTPIEVETGQTAVGTIQDGQIRTAGFTITVPEGVEEGTYELEMEVDYSYTSQVAETTSSYTNRETSETYTVEVRVEDQARFRVVDTSSNVLVGDEGTVSLDVRNIGSQPARDATVNLRSSTADIRFGESASASRFVGNWSAGETKTVEFEATATNSAATSSYSLTSDVQFEDTDGVPARSNNLSVGITPRGEQSFSLSNVSSDLRVGEEGTVSGTITNQGPQVAQNAVVTVQTNSGTLSSQESEYAIGTLRPNQSAQFEFTVDVSESADPGARQLTHAVEYQNGDGDDRTSKSLNSRVQINESRDRFSVSVDESLEVPIGNSEVVAVNVTNNGEEPLTDVSAKAYVNDPLSLDDDEAFLGRLAPGETKTVRVSASVAGSAINKTYPMSMDFQYARPNGDTEISETYKVPVSATEPEESGLPLTGIALGVVALLVIGGVVLYRRRQ, encoded by the coding sequence ATGAACCGAAACCAACTCATCGCCATCGCGTTCGTCGGTCTGCTCGTCGCGCCCGGAACGGCGGCCGCGGTGGTGCGAGGGTCTCCCGACCTCGCCGTCTTTACACCCGACAACTCCGTCTCGCCCGGCGAACAGACCACGCTGAACGTCCAGATACAGAACACCGGCGACGTCGACGTCGGTTCGGCGAACACCGCCCTGGTGTCGCAGGTCACCACCGCACGCGGCGTGACCGCCAGCCTCGACGCCGACGGCACGCCCATCGAAGTCGAGACCGGTCAGACGGCCGTCGGAACCATCCAGGACGGCCAGATTCGGACGGCCGGCTTCACCATCACCGTTCCCGAGGGCGTCGAGGAGGGGACCTACGAGTTAGAGATGGAGGTCGACTACTCCTACACCTCCCAGGTCGCAGAGACCACCAGTTCCTACACGAACCGCGAGACGTCCGAGACGTACACGGTCGAAGTGCGCGTCGAGGACCAAGCGCGCTTCCGCGTCGTCGACACTTCCTCGAACGTCCTCGTGGGCGACGAGGGGACCGTCTCCCTCGACGTGCGTAATATCGGCTCCCAACCCGCCCGCGACGCCACGGTCAACCTTCGCTCCTCGACCGCGGACATCCGCTTCGGCGAGTCCGCGTCGGCCTCCCGCTTCGTCGGCAACTGGAGCGCCGGCGAGACCAAGACCGTCGAGTTCGAGGCCACCGCCACCAACAGCGCCGCCACGAGCAGTTACTCGCTGACGAGCGACGTCCAGTTCGAGGACACCGACGGCGTCCCCGCACGCTCGAACAACCTCTCCGTGGGCATCACCCCCCGCGGCGAACAGTCCTTCTCGCTGTCGAACGTCAGTAGCGACCTCCGCGTCGGCGAGGAGGGGACCGTTTCGGGCACCATCACGAATCAGGGGCCGCAGGTCGCACAGAACGCGGTCGTCACCGTCCAGACGAACTCCGGTACCCTATCGAGTCAGGAGTCAGAGTACGCCATCGGCACCCTGCGCCCGAACCAGTCCGCGCAGTTCGAGTTCACTGTCGACGTGAGCGAGAGCGCCGACCCCGGCGCGCGCCAACTCACGCACGCGGTGGAGTATCAGAACGGCGACGGCGACGACCGGACGAGCAAGTCGCTGAACAGTCGCGTGCAGATCAACGAGAGCCGCGACCGCTTTTCGGTCTCGGTCGACGAGAGCCTCGAAGTGCCCATCGGCAACAGCGAAGTCGTCGCGGTGAACGTCACCAACAACGGCGAGGAGCCGCTGACGGACGTGAGCGCGAAGGCGTACGTCAACGACCCGCTCTCCTTGGACGACGACGAGGCGTTCTTGGGTCGACTCGCCCCCGGTGAAACGAAGACCGTGCGCGTGAGCGCGAGCGTCGCAGGGTCGGCCATCAACAAGACGTACCCGATGTCGATGGACTTCCAGTACGCGCGACCGAACGGCGACACCGAAATCTCCGAGACGTACAAAGTTCCCGTCTCCGCGACCGAACCCGAGGAGAGCGGCCTCCCGCTCACGGGCATCGCGCTCGGCGTCGTCGCGCTTCTGGTCATCGGCGGCGTCGTCCTCTACCGCAGGCGGCAATAA